The region CAGGAAGGACTTGCGCgccttctcctcctccagcgGCGAGGCGCCTTCCTCCTCCACCTCGGCGATCTCCGCGAACGTCACCGGCTGGGTCTTGAAGCGTGACTGGCGGGGGCGCCGCAGGCGGCTCTTGCCCCGGGCTGGGGCTTTGGGCACGGGCAGCTGCTGGGGGAACTCCTCCATGGCCGCTGCCAGCAGGTGAGCGGGAATCATTGTCTGGAACCCGCCGACTTCCAGGTGCCTGGTTGCCATGGTCTGTACTGGACGCTCAGACTCCTCGGTTACAGCT is a window of Lepisosteus oculatus isolate fLepOcu1 chromosome 21, fLepOcu1.hap2, whole genome shotgun sequence DNA encoding:
- the c21h11orf96 gene encoding uncharacterized protein C11orf96 homolog — its product is MATRHLEVGGFQTMIPAHLLAAAMEEFPQQLPVPKAPARGKSRLRRPRQSRFKTQPVTFAEIAEVEEEGASPLEEEKARKSFLQSLESLRRSTQNLQGARGWVAASAMQGSLDSSDSDSAQ